CTATTGCAATTGAGATTGAGAAAATTATTCCCAACCGGCCAATGACTCATGATCTTTTCAAATCATTCGCCGACAGCTTTCAGTACGAAATCGAGAAAATTGTGATTTCGGATATGAAAGAAGGAGTGTTCTACGCTAAGATTTTCTGCAAGTCAAGCCTTCTAGCTGTTGAGGTAGATAGCAGGCCTTCAGATGCAATTGCAATTGCAGTTCGCTTCGGAGCTCCAATCTTTTGTTCCGAAAAAGTGATGTCAGAAGCGGCCATCGAGTTTACTGAAGAGGACAAAAAAGAAGAGACAAAAGCTCAGAAGGAGGCTGTTAAGC
Above is a window of Algoriphagus sanaruensis DNA encoding:
- a CDS encoding bifunctional nuclease family protein, coding for MEKLVELEILGLSSNHSQSGSFTLVMGENEGTRRLPIVIGMFEAQAIAIEIEKIIPNRPMTHDLFKSFADSFQYEIEKIVISDMKEGVFYAKIFCKSSLLAVEVDSRPSDAIAIAVRFGAPIFCSEKVMSEAAIEFTEEDKKEETKAQKEAVKPVPQKESSLKDYSLDKLYQLLEKAINNEDYEKAARIRDEINKRN